One stretch of Dehalococcoidales bacterium DNA includes these proteins:
- a CDS encoding Mrp/NBP35 family ATP-binding protein, which produces MLTEEQVKKSLNEVLVPGVKRSLAAMNMIRGIAVSDGKVDITLASAALGEPVQEWLGNKVKETVGKLSDADSVQVEFVEAKPAELNRIGAIIAVMSGKGGVGKSLVSGLTAIALKRQGYEVGILDADITGPSIPKMMGINERPAGSSTGILPVLSRSGIEVISFNLLLQQEEDAVIWRGPLISRAITQFWEEVVWGRLDYLIIDLPPGTADAPLTVMQTLPVSGVIIVSTPQDLTNMIVKKAVSMAKKMDKPILGVIENMSYLYVAEIDKKIELFGKSKGKELSQAADAPLLGELPIDPELAKLCDEGNIERYSSDAFSSLTQALNKALSLPKKDKTGS; this is translated from the coding sequence ATGTTAACTGAGGAACAGGTAAAGAAAAGCCTGAACGAGGTGCTGGTGCCGGGCGTCAAGCGCAGCCTGGCAGCAATGAATATGATCCGCGGGATAGCAGTTTCCGACGGTAAGGTAGACATCACGCTGGCGTCAGCGGCACTGGGTGAACCAGTCCAGGAATGGCTCGGAAATAAGGTGAAGGAAACTGTCGGGAAACTGAGCGACGCCGACAGTGTGCAGGTGGAATTCGTCGAGGCCAAGCCGGCTGAGCTGAATCGAATCGGAGCAATTATCGCCGTGATGAGCGGTAAGGGAGGAGTGGGCAAGTCCCTGGTATCCGGCCTTACCGCAATAGCCCTTAAGCGACAGGGTTACGAGGTCGGTATTCTGGATGCGGATATCACCGGCCCCAGCATCCCCAAGATGATGGGGATCAACGAGCGGCCCGCGGGCAGCAGTACCGGAATTCTGCCGGTACTCTCCCGGTCCGGTATCGAGGTAATATCCTTTAATCTGCTGCTGCAGCAGGAGGAGGATGCCGTCATCTGGCGCGGCCCCCTCATCTCCAGGGCAATTACCCAGTTCTGGGAGGAAGTAGTCTGGGGTAGACTCGATTACCTTATTATCGATCTGCCGCCGGGGACTGCCGATGCTCCCCTGACCGTGATGCAGACCCTGCCGGTATCGGGGGTAATCATCGTCTCCACACCCCAGGACCTGACCAACATGATAGTCAAAAAAGCAGTCAGCATGGCTAAGAAGATGGACAAGCCAATCCTGGGAGTAATCGAGAATATGAGCTACCTCTATGTGGCCGAGATAGACAAAAAAATCGAGCTTTTTGGTAAAAGCAAGGGTAAGGAGCTATCACAAGCAGCCGATGCGCCGCTGCTGGGTGAGTTGCCCATCGACCCTGAGCTGGCCAAATTATGCGACGAAGGGAATATAGAGCGCTACAGCTCGGATGCCTTCAGCAGCCTGACCCAAGCCCTCAACAAAGCACTATCCCTGCCCAAAAAAGATAAAACCGGGAGCTGA
- a CDS encoding iron-sulfur cluster assembly scaffold protein translates to MVLERQEHEDLIESKMREAYSEEVVDHALHPRNLGDMKDADAFGRITGPCGDTMEIWLKVSGDKVTAASFATDGCAATISTGSMVTEMVKGKTVGEVLGISQQDILDALNGLPEGNRHCALLAANTLKKAAKDYLAFRKEPWKRAYRKY, encoded by the coding sequence ATGGTTTTGGAACGCCAGGAACACGAAGACCTCATCGAGTCAAAGATGAGAGAGGCATACAGTGAGGAAGTGGTCGATCATGCCCTGCACCCGAGGAATCTGGGGGACATGAAAGATGCCGACGCATTCGGTAGAATTACCGGACCCTGCGGCGACACCATGGAGATATGGCTCAAAGTAAGCGGCGATAAAGTTACCGCCGCCAGCTTTGCCACTGACGGCTGCGCCGCCACTATCTCGACAGGAAGCATGGTCACCGAGATGGTCAAAGGGAAAACAGTGGGTGAAGTCCTCGGCATCAGCCAGCAGGACATACTGGATGCCTTGAATGGGCTGCCGGAAGGCAACCGGCACTGTGCCCTTCTTGCCGCCAATACTCTGAAAAAGGCGGCCAAGGACTACCTGGCTTTCCGCAAAGAGCCCTGGAAAAGGGCCTACCGCAAGTATTGA
- the mobB gene encoding molybdopterin-guanine dinucleotide biosynthesis protein B, translated as MPPIVSIIGRSKSGKTTLIEKLLAELTGRGYLIATIKHTLRNVDLDEPGKDSWRHIKAGSHSTILSCPGKAVLIRPVEEGVTTGELGRMLGEDYDLIITEGFKQGDAPKIEVHRREIGPPLSNIKKLIAIVSDEPLESKVRQFSLEDIKGLADLLEKGMIIPQMERTTLYINNVPAQLSNFPREFITNTLLGMVSSLKGVGKVKSLDIFLKRRK; from the coding sequence ATGCCTCCCATAGTTTCTATCATCGGCAGGTCGAAGTCGGGAAAGACAACCCTTATCGAGAAGCTGCTCGCCGAGCTGACCGGGAGGGGCTATCTGATAGCTACCATCAAACATACCCTCCGGAACGTCGACCTTGATGAACCGGGTAAAGACAGCTGGCGCCACATCAAGGCGGGAAGCCATTCCACTATTCTCAGTTGCCCGGGCAAGGCGGTACTCATCAGGCCGGTCGAGGAAGGGGTTACGACCGGCGAGCTGGGCCGGATGCTGGGTGAAGACTACGACCTTATCATTACCGAAGGGTTCAAGCAGGGCGATGCCCCCAAGATAGAAGTACACCGCAGGGAGATCGGCCCTCCCTTGAGCAATATCAAGAAGCTTATCGCCATCGTCAGCGACGAACCGCTGGAGAGCAAGGTAAGGCAGTTCTCACTGGAGGACATCAAAGGCCTGGCCGACCTCCTGGAAAAGGGTATGATAATACCCCAGATGGAGAGGACCACCCTCTATATCAACAACGTTCCCGCACAACTGAGCAACTTTCCCAGGGAATTCATTACCAATACCCTGCTGGGGATGGTCTCTTCGCTAAAGGGAGTGGGTAAGGTCAAGAGCCTCGATATTTTCCTGAAACGAAGGAAATAA
- a CDS encoding radical SAM protein, with protein MDSISYGPVPSRRLGRSLGINNIPPKICTYACVYCQLGKTINMQVDRESFYRPEEIIRSVTNQVNKVKERNEPVEYLTFVPDGEPTLDINLGKEIELLRPLGIKIAIISNASLIWREDVREELSKADWVSLKIDAVSEEVWRRIIWPHKSLELKAILEGMLDFAAAFKGELVTETMLIQDFNDNSEELEKIARFLTRLKPHRAYLAIPTRPPARKEIKAASESAINMAYQIFSKRLSNVEYLIGYEGNAFASTGNIKNDLLGITSVHPMREEAVIELLDKTGDDWSVIEKLMKDGALVKLEYQGKKFYMRKLPDRARAKGEPGKEGG; from the coding sequence ATGGATTCTATCAGCTACGGCCCGGTCCCATCCCGCCGGCTAGGACGCAGCCTGGGTATCAATAATATCCCGCCCAAGATATGCACCTATGCCTGCGTCTACTGTCAGCTCGGCAAGACCATCAATATGCAGGTGGATCGAGAATCCTTTTACCGGCCGGAGGAGATTATCCGGTCAGTAACGAATCAGGTTAACAAGGTCAAAGAGAGAAACGAACCGGTAGAATATCTGACTTTCGTCCCCGACGGTGAACCTACTCTGGACATAAATCTGGGCAAAGAGATCGAGCTTTTGCGGCCGCTCGGCATCAAGATCGCCATAATCAGTAACGCCTCTCTTATCTGGCGTGAAGACGTCAGGGAGGAACTGAGCAAAGCCGATTGGGTCTCACTGAAGATAGATGCCGTAAGCGAAGAGGTCTGGCGCCGGATAATCTGGCCCCACAAGTCGCTGGAGCTCAAAGCGATTCTGGAGGGCATGCTCGACTTCGCCGCCGCCTTCAAGGGTGAGCTGGTTACCGAGACCATGCTCATCCAGGATTTCAACGACAACAGCGAAGAACTGGAGAAAATAGCTCGATTCCTGACCAGGCTGAAGCCGCACAGGGCCTACCTGGCCATCCCAACCAGGCCACCGGCCAGAAAGGAGATAAAGGCTGCTTCCGAGTCGGCGATAAATATGGCCTACCAGATCTTCTCGAAGAGATTAAGTAATGTCGAGTATCTCATCGGCTACGAAGGAAACGCCTTTGCCTCCACCGGCAACATTAAAAATGACCTGCTCGGCATCACTTCAGTGCACCCGATGAGAGAAGAAGCCGTGATAGAACTGCTGGATAAGACGGGCGATGATTGGTCGGTGATAGAAAAGCTGATGAAGGACGGCGCCCTGGTGAAGCTGGAATATCAGGGGAAGAAATTCTATATGCGGAAACTGCCCGATAGAGCCAGGGCGAAAGGGGAGCCCGGCAAAGAGGGAGGATAA
- a CDS encoding ATP-NAD kinase family protein, with protein MAKRIGLIVNPIAGMGGSVGLKGTDGKMYPKAVELGAEPVTAARAKVFLSHLKHKDKLLFSVAPGRMGEDIARDAGIKFTVVSSLPGEKTSADDTRRIGREMSSEVDLLVFVGGDGTARDVYDAVGLKTPAIGVPSGVKMFGAVFAVNAIAAAEIVDAFIEGNAAISEKEVMDINEEAYREGRLESKLYGYLMVPEVAGLVQSGKEATTYSESSHENQTAIARYIIEGMLADTLYLLGAGSTTTAIAERLKVKKTLLGVDAIYNNRVVAGNLNEKGILELLKHHKKVKIIISPIGGNGFIFGRGNQEFSPAVLKLIEKEDIIVVATRDKINRAASLRVDTNDAAVDSKLKGFMRVVTHYNEEVVVEVV; from the coding sequence ATGGCGAAAAGAATAGGTCTGATAGTGAACCCGATAGCCGGAATGGGTGGCAGCGTCGGCCTGAAGGGGACGGACGGCAAGATGTATCCCAAAGCCGTCGAATTAGGCGCGGAGCCGGTTACGGCAGCCAGGGCAAAGGTCTTTCTGTCCCACCTAAAACATAAGGATAAGCTGTTATTCTCCGTCGCTCCGGGCAGGATGGGAGAGGATATCGCACGAGATGCCGGCATCAAATTTACCGTGGTATCTTCGCTACCCGGAGAAAAAACGTCTGCCGACGACACTCGGAGAATCGGCCGGGAGATGAGCAGTGAAGTAGACCTGCTGGTATTTGTCGGCGGGGACGGCACCGCCCGGGACGTCTACGACGCCGTGGGTCTGAAGACCCCGGCCATCGGAGTCCCGTCAGGAGTAAAGATGTTCGGTGCCGTATTTGCGGTCAATGCCATAGCAGCGGCTGAGATTGTCGATGCCTTTATCGAGGGCAACGCCGCCATCTCGGAAAAAGAGGTTATGGACATCAACGAAGAGGCATACCGGGAAGGAAGGCTGGAGAGCAAGCTCTACGGCTACCTGATGGTCCCCGAGGTAGCCGGGCTGGTGCAGTCGGGGAAAGAAGCCACTACCTATAGCGAATCATCCCATGAAAATCAGACGGCAATCGCACGCTACATCATCGAAGGCATGCTAGCAGACACGCTGTACCTGCTCGGGGCCGGTTCCACCACCACGGCCATAGCGGAAAGACTCAAGGTCAAAAAAACGCTGCTCGGCGTTGACGCTATCTACAATAACAGAGTCGTGGCGGGCAACCTGAACGAGAAAGGAATTCTGGAACTGCTCAAGCATCACAAAAAAGTGAAAATTATCATCTCTCCCATCGGGGGCAACGGCTTCATCTTCGGCCGGGGTAACCAGGAATTCTCCCCCGCCGTACTCAAGCTGATTGAGAAAGAGGACATTATCGTGGTGGCTACCCGAGACAAGATAAACAGGGCCGCCAGCCTGAGGGTCGATACCAACGATGCCGCGGTAGACAGTAAGCTGAAAGGCTTTATGAGAGTGGTAACCCACTACAACGAAGAAGTAGTAGTGGAGGTCGTTTAG
- a CDS encoding histidinol-phosphate transaminase, with amino-acid sequence MVIELNRNELSYPPPPGVIEAARKGLQGINRYATVREIAELRSALSGYCGIAEESIFVTSGVEILLGQLIQLFSRKGGVVIIDPTFFIITRVAESLKTRLRKVRLIRPSLDLPMEPLIDEARDAALVVIDSPNNPTGKLLLDRESTKKICASTKGMLLVDESYCEFAGFSVIDMVKNYSNLIVTRTMSKAFGLAGLKIGYMAAAEDVLRDLSSLEVALRPTTPSAYATVAALKDIEYMKNNVALVGKERERVSRAASAMGVEVYPSSTNFLLMRTSQANAARKLKDLGVIVFDPSNQFSSQFIRVSIGTPDENNSFLSALEKVIAME; translated from the coding sequence ATGGTTATCGAATTAAATCGAAATGAGCTCTCATACCCTCCCCCGCCCGGTGTAATCGAGGCTGCCCGGAAAGGCCTGCAGGGGATAAACCGCTATGCCACAGTAAGAGAAATAGCCGAGCTGAGAAGTGCGCTCTCCGGCTACTGCGGCATAGCCGAGGAGTCCATATTCGTTACCTCCGGAGTCGAGATACTGCTCGGTCAGCTCATCCAGCTCTTCTCAAGGAAGGGGGGGGTTGTCATTATAGACCCTACCTTCTTCATTATTACCCGGGTGGCGGAATCGCTAAAGACCAGGCTGCGTAAGGTCAGACTGATAAGACCATCCCTGGATTTACCCATGGAGCCCCTGATCGATGAAGCAAGGGACGCCGCCCTGGTGGTGATAGACAGTCCCAATAATCCCACGGGGAAACTACTCCTGGACCGGGAATCGACCAAGAAAATCTGTGCAAGCACCAAAGGTATGCTGCTGGTAGACGAGAGCTACTGTGAGTTTGCCGGTTTCAGCGTTATTGACATGGTAAAGAACTACAGCAACCTCATCGTCACCCGGACTATGAGCAAGGCCTTCGGACTGGCCGGGTTGAAGATAGGCTATATGGCTGCCGCAGAAGACGTGCTGAGGGACCTTTCCAGCCTGGAGGTAGCTCTCAGGCCGACGACGCCAAGCGCCTACGCTACCGTCGCCGCCCTGAAGGATATCGAATATATGAAAAACAACGTTGCACTGGTCGGCAAGGAGCGGGAAAGGGTAAGCAGAGCAGCATCTGCGATGGGGGTAGAGGTATACCCCAGCAGTACCAACTTCCTCCTCATGCGAACCAGTCAAGCAAACGCGGCCAGAAAGCTGAAAGACCTGGGGGTGATAGTGTTTGACCCCTCAAATCAGTTCTCTTCTCAATTCATCCGGGTATCCATCGGTACCCCGGATGAGAACAACAGCTTCCTCTCTGCTCTGGAAAAAGTCATTGCCATGGAGTGA
- a CDS encoding ARMT1-like domain-containing protein, whose amino-acid sequence MKTRLDCIPCFFRQALGVARATTDDINIHRRVLNEVAGLIPELPLEITPPEIAQRVYRLTYQITGNNDPYQAEKRKANERALALYPYLKKTVADSDEPLLTASKLAIGGNSIDLGPTSRYAAINSIIAPALADNLSINDYEILCNSINESRRILYLGDNAGEILFDRILIEEIKQIKDIRVDFVVRESPIINDATMTDARYVGLDRVANLISSGSDAPATVLSQCSDKILELYYAADMIIAKGQGNFESLSEEEGNIFFLLKAKCDVIAKILEVGIGGAVLKKQTLSLSHSVL is encoded by the coding sequence TTGAAGACCCGTCTGGATTGTATACCCTGTTTCTTCAGACAGGCTCTGGGAGTTGCCAGAGCAACCACTGACGACATAAATATTCACCGCCGGGTGCTGAACGAAGTAGCCGGTTTGATACCGGAGTTACCGCTTGAGATTACACCACCAGAAATAGCTCAGAGGGTTTACCGTCTCACCTACCAGATTACCGGTAACAACGATCCCTATCAAGCGGAGAAGAGAAAGGCTAACGAAAGAGCCCTCGCTCTTTATCCCTATCTGAAAAAGACAGTCGCTGATTCTGATGAACCACTACTTACCGCCAGCAAGCTGGCAATCGGGGGAAATTCCATAGACCTGGGGCCCACTTCAAGATATGCGGCAATCAACTCTATTATCGCCCCGGCGCTGGCCGACAATCTTAGCATCAATGATTATGAGATACTCTGCAACAGCATCAATGAATCCAGGCGTATTCTTTACCTGGGAGACAATGCCGGGGAGATCCTGTTCGACAGGATACTTATCGAAGAAATCAAGCAGATTAAGGACATTCGCGTTGACTTTGTGGTCAGGGAGAGCCCGATTATCAATGACGCCACAATGACTGATGCGAGATACGTCGGCCTGGATAGAGTGGCTAATCTCATATCCAGCGGCTCAGATGCTCCGGCCACCGTTCTGTCCCAGTGCTCTGACAAGATACTTGAGCTCTATTACGCCGCTGATATGATTATTGCCAAGGGGCAAGGGAACTTCGAGTCCTTAAGCGAAGAAGAGGGGAACATATTTTTTCTACTTAAGGCAAAGTGCGATGTAATTGCTAAAATACTTGAGGTGGGAATTGGTGGCGCCGTACTCAAGAAACAGACTCTGTCACTATCCCACTCGGTCTTGTAA
- the panC gene encoding pantoate--beta-alanine ligase, which produces MRVVEKIAEMRCLRRELAEPVGFVPTMGYLHEGHLSLVRGARAENRSVVVSIFVNPTQFGPQEDLASYPRDIERDLALLAEEAVDAVFMPSAAEMYPGRFGVYVDGGKITERLEGACRPGHFRGVATVVAKLFNIVRPTRAYFGQKDAQQAAVIKKMVADLNMDLEVATLPTVREPDGLAMSSRNIYLNPAERRAALVLYRALCLAQRLWREGETDAGRLRREMIALIEKEPLAIIDYVSIAGTDTLNELDEVKPPVLVSLAVRIGGTRLIDNIVL; this is translated from the coding sequence GTGCGGGTCGTCGAAAAAATAGCCGAGATGAGGTGTCTGAGGCGGGAGCTTGCCGAACCGGTCGGCTTCGTGCCTACGATGGGCTATCTTCACGAGGGTCATCTCTCTCTGGTGAGGGGGGCCAGGGCGGAAAACCGGTCGGTGGTGGTCAGTATATTTGTTAACCCGACGCAGTTCGGCCCGCAGGAGGACCTTGCCAGCTATCCCCGTGATATCGAGCGTGACCTGGCTCTGCTGGCAGAGGAGGCGGTTGATGCCGTCTTTATGCCCTCGGCTGCCGAGATGTACCCCGGGCGGTTCGGTGTCTATGTGGATGGTGGCAAAATAACCGAGCGTCTGGAGGGAGCCTGCCGCCCCGGTCACTTCAGGGGTGTTGCTACCGTAGTGGCCAAGCTTTTTAATATCGTCCGGCCGACTCGAGCTTATTTCGGACAGAAAGATGCTCAGCAGGCGGCGGTGATTAAAAAGATGGTGGCTGATCTAAATATGGATCTGGAAGTCGCTACCTTGCCTACCGTGCGTGAACCGGATGGGCTGGCGATGAGCAGCCGTAATATCTACCTTAACCCTGCTGAGCGCAGGGCGGCGCTGGTACTCTACCGGGCGCTCTGTCTGGCGCAAAGGCTATGGCGGGAGGGGGAGACGGATGCCGGACGCTTGAGGCGGGAGATGATAGCGCTGATTGAGAAAGAACCGCTGGCCATTATTGATTACGTCTCTATAGCCGGTACTGATACCCTGAACGAGCTGGATGAGGTTAAACCGCCGGTTCTGGTCTCGCTGGCGGTAAGAATCGGAGGAACTAGACTTATCGATAATATCGTGTTATAA
- the panB gene encoding 3-methyl-2-oxobutanoate hydroxymethyltransferase — MRISINEIKEMKRKGEKIAMLTAYDYVMAGIIDEVGVPLTLVGDSLGMVVLGYQSTIPVTMDEMLHHTRAVVRGSSRTLVIGDLPFMTYANVTDAQRNAARFIQEAGAQAVKLEGGVHMAETVRSIVNCGIPVMGHIGLTPQSINQLGGFKVQGKSDEAAARLIEDARALDQAGAFAVVLETVPAPLAALITRSISIPTIGIGAGAGCDGQVQVISDILGLFTDFVPRHAKQYAKLAEASRAAITEYVREVKDGLFPTDQQSFSMDESILDRLSK, encoded by the coding sequence GTGCGGATTTCCATTAACGAAATAAAGGAAATGAAGCGGAAGGGCGAGAAAATCGCTATGCTGACCGCCTATGATTATGTTATGGCCGGCATCATCGATGAGGTGGGAGTGCCGCTCACTCTGGTCGGGGATAGCCTGGGAATGGTGGTCCTGGGTTATCAGTCGACGATACCGGTGACGATGGATGAAATGCTGCACCATACCAGGGCTGTGGTCAGAGGCTCCAGCCGCACTTTGGTAATCGGTGATTTGCCGTTTATGACCTATGCTAATGTTACCGATGCCCAGCGTAACGCCGCCCGCTTTATTCAGGAGGCTGGCGCCCAGGCGGTTAAGCTCGAGGGCGGTGTACATATGGCGGAGACGGTAAGGAGCATCGTTAATTGCGGGATACCGGTGATGGGACACATCGGCCTGACACCCCAGTCGATCAATCAACTGGGTGGTTTTAAGGTACAGGGCAAGAGTGACGAGGCCGCTGCCAGGCTGATTGAGGACGCCCGTGCCCTGGATCAGGCAGGCGCCTTTGCCGTTGTCCTGGAAACGGTACCCGCTCCATTGGCGGCGCTGATTACCCGGAGCATCAGTATTCCTACCATTGGCATAGGGGCTGGCGCCGGCTGTGACGGCCAGGTCCAGGTCATCAGCGATATTCTGGGTTTGTTTACCGATTTCGTACCCCGGCATGCCAAACAGTATGCTAAATTAGCCGAGGCGAGCCGGGCTGCCATCACCGAGTATGTTAGAGAGGTAAAGGATGGCCTCTTCCCCACCGATCAGCAGAGCTTCTCGATGGACGAGAGCATACTAGACAGACTGAGCAAATAG
- a CDS encoding aspartate 1-decarboxylase yields the protein MRKMLKSKIHRARVTQCNIDYEGSITIGRHLMQSADILPYEQVEVLDINNGARFTTYAIEGDESGEICLNGAAARMVAKGDKVIILTYCYLSDDEALNLVPTLVYVDAQNVIVKSKQAVAPFLY from the coding sequence ATGAGAAAAATGCTGAAGAGTAAAATCCACCGGGCCCGGGTTACTCAATGCAATATCGATTATGAAGGCAGTATTACTATTGGCAGGCATCTGATGCAGTCGGCCGATATTCTCCCCTACGAGCAGGTGGAAGTTCTGGACATCAATAACGGCGCCCGTTTCACTACCTATGCTATCGAGGGGGATGAAAGCGGTGAAATCTGCTTAAACGGTGCTGCGGCAAGGATGGTGGCTAAGGGTGACAAGGTTATCATCCTTACCTACTGCTATCTTAGTGATGATGAGGCGCTTAATCTGGTGCCTACACTGGTCTATGTTGATGCGCAAAATGTCATCGTTAAAAGTAAACAGGCGGTTGCGCCTTTCCTATACTGA
- a CDS encoding DUF2520 domain-containing protein: protein MERALENIPGSTVTIEAEPPLLETLKAITAALDAHWIELTAAARVVYHASAVFACNYLVTLEKLAADLWQTFGIPRQQAVRALLPLIRGTIRNIETVGIPGCLTGPIARGDIKTVSKHLDALKEAAPDLLSTYRELGLKTIPVALDKGKIDGRRAKELETVLKGTKEKFTEARGGR, encoded by the coding sequence GTGGAAAGGGCTCTTGAGAATATTCCCGGCTCTACCGTCACCATCGAGGCTGAGCCTCCCTTGCTGGAAACACTTAAGGCTATCACTGCCGCTCTCGATGCTCACTGGATTGAGCTGACGGCAGCAGCCCGTGTGGTCTATCATGCCTCGGCAGTATTTGCCTGCAACTATCTGGTCACCCTGGAGAAGCTGGCTGCTGATTTGTGGCAGACCTTTGGAATCCCGCGGCAGCAGGCTGTCCGGGCATTGCTGCCGTTGATACGGGGTACCATCCGTAATATTGAGACCGTCGGCATTCCCGGCTGTCTTACCGGCCCAATCGCCAGGGGAGATATCAAGACAGTCAGCAAGCACCTCGATGCCCTTAAAGAGGCGGCCCCCGACCTGCTTTCTACCTACCGGGAACTGGGCTTGAAGACCATTCCGGTTGCCCTGGATAAGGGAAAGATAGACGGACGGCGGGCGAAGGAACTGGAGACGGTGCTGAAAGGTACGAAAGAGAAGTTTACCGAAGCTAGGGGAGGAAGATAA
- a CDS encoding universal stress protein: protein MYKKILVPLDGSEISEHVLGHVKAIARGCQVKEVVLLQVIEPLLISFKSTITMADRYREEEDKYEKSVQEYLARVAGTLKKNGLSAETVMVPVTHGSVADEILNYATENGVDLIVMSTHGKSGLSRWHFGSVANRVSSHSPVPVLIVTPSGFRTG from the coding sequence ATGTACAAAAAAATCTTGGTGCCACTGGATGGTTCAGAGATCAGCGAGCACGTTCTTGGACATGTCAAGGCGATAGCTCGAGGATGCCAGGTTAAAGAGGTGGTACTACTGCAGGTAATTGAGCCCCTTCTGATATCATTTAAGTCAACTATTACCATGGCCGACCGCTACCGTGAGGAAGAGGACAAATATGAGAAATCCGTTCAAGAGTATCTCGCCCGGGTGGCCGGCACTTTGAAGAAGAATGGCCTATCTGCTGAGACTGTGATGGTACCTGTAACCCATGGTTCTGTGGCAGATGAGATACTTAACTATGCTACCGAGAACGGTGTTGACCTGATTGTTATGAGCACACACGGCAAGTCGGGCCTGTCACGCTGGCACTTCGGCAGTGTGGCTAACAGGGTGTCCAGCCATTCTCCAGTTCCCGTGCTGATAGTCACGCCGAGCGGTTTTCGGACCGGATGA
- a CDS encoding vitamin B12 dependent-methionine synthase activation domain-containing protein — protein sequence MRILSDIPVSLDAGEVLERINIRSKRSDMLNSIRELIAVVLPVARPKVIYQVCYVDNRTEDSLEVDGVRFTSRVLRNSLDKVGRVFPFVATCGRELDDIDVPSGDCIRCYYLDQIKEMVLEMAVRHLEGHLTGRYELGQISEIGPGSLESWPITQQKELFSILGNVEEAIGVRLTDESLMVPLKSISGIYFPTETRFESCRLCSRERCTGRKAPYAPDLAGKYTGA from the coding sequence ATGAGAATATTAAGCGACATACCGGTCAGCCTGGATGCCGGAGAGGTGCTGGAGCGGATAAATATACGTAGTAAAAGGTCGGATATGCTGAATAGTATCCGGGAGCTGATTGCGGTTGTCCTTCCCGTTGCCAGGCCTAAGGTTATCTATCAGGTCTGCTATGTCGATAACAGAACCGAAGACTCGCTTGAGGTTGATGGGGTAAGGTTCACCAGCCGTGTTCTCCGGAATAGCCTGGATAAAGTAGGTCGTGTTTTTCCGTTCGTGGCGACCTGCGGCAGGGAGTTGGATGACATAGATGTCCCGTCCGGTGATTGTATCAGGTGTTACTACCTGGACCAGATTAAGGAGATGGTCCTGGAAATGGCGGTGCGCCATCTTGAGGGACATCTGACCGGGAGATACGAACTGGGGCAGATATCGGAAATAGGGCCGGGCTCTCTGGAGTCCTGGCCGATAACCCAGCAGAAAGAGCTGTTTTCCATCTTGGGTAATGTCGAGGAAGCCATTGGGGTAAGGCTTACCGATGAGTCCCTGATGGTTCCGCTGAAATCTATCTCCGGGATATACTTTCCCACTGAGACCAGGTTCGAGAGCTGCCGGTTATGCTCGAGGGAAAGGTGTACCGGGCGCAAGGCTCCCTATGCCCCCGATCTGGCCGGTAAATATACGGGCGCCTGA
- a CDS encoding ferritin family protein, producing the protein MKDPVNIDTILDSAVEREKESHAFYSSVANQSRDQNVKKTFQQLAVDELGHMDFLKKCKKDKNLLRNLPVPQDYKVAEATEGPILSTNMKPQEAMALAMKKEQEAAEFYSKLAACAIDSTYRETFKGLANMEIGHKTHLETIFVDIGYPEAW; encoded by the coding sequence ATGAAGGATCCAGTGAATATCGACACCATTTTAGACTCCGCAGTTGAACGTGAGAAAGAGTCGCACGCATTTTACAGTAGTGTGGCGAATCAGTCGCGTGATCAGAATGTCAAAAAGACCTTTCAGCAACTCGCCGTAGATGAACTAGGGCACATGGATTTCCTGAAGAAGTGCAAAAAAGATAAAAATTTGCTACGAAATCTGCCAGTACCGCAAGATTACAAGGTGGCAGAAGCCACTGAGGGGCCAATCCTTTCTACTAACATGAAACCGCAGGAAGCAATGGCTCTGGCGATGAAGAAAGAACAGGAAGCCGCAGAGTTTTATTCCAAGCTGGCTGCTTGTGCAATTGATTCGACCTACCGTGAGACTTTCAAAGGGCTAGCCAACATGGAAATAGGGCATAAAACCCACCTAGAGACCATTTTCGTCGACATTGGTTATCCGGAGGCGTGGTAG